CCGGTTCACCCTGCCGGGTGATGGCGCTGATGCCATCGCCGTGAAGCGTGCTTGTAACCATACTATGAGGAACTCATGAAACTTCGCATAGAAAACGCCACCCTGGTCATGGCCTCCGGCTGCAGAAAAAGCGATCTGGAGATCACCGATGAACGCATCAGTTGCATCGGCCGGCCTGCAGAGGGGAGCGCTCCTGACCGCATTCTCGACGCTGCAGGGAGTTATGTACTGGCTGGATTCATCGATGTTCACAGCAATGGCATCGCGGGATTTGATTTCACCAACGGCTGGTTTCGCAACCCGGATTTTTTACAGAGCAGAGAGGATTACTGCAAAGGGCTGGAGCAGGCGGCCCGAGCCTATGCGGCCTGCGGAGTGACCAGAGTGCTGCTGACCAGTCTGGCCGCACCGTTGGAGAAACTGCAGGACGCGCTGCGCTGGTACGCTTCTTGGCGCGCCTCGGACCGATCGACTTATGTCGCAAAAAATATCCCCGCAGGCATTTATATCGAGGGGACGTTCATCAAAGAAGAGTCCTTTCGCGGCGCACACAATTCAGTCTACTTTAACCGGCCTTCTATCGAGCTGTTCGAGAACCTGCAAGAGTGCGCTCGTGGTGAAATCCGTGTGGTCAACGTGGCGCCGGAATGGGGAAAGGCCGCCCTCGCTCTGATCTCTTATCTCAGCCGCAACCAGGTGATCGCCGCCGCAGGTCACACTGGCAGCGACGGCGATACCTTCAGAGCCGCCGTGGACCATGGGGTGCGGTTAGCTGTGCATCTTTTCAACGGTCCCACCATGGGTTCGTTCAAGCCGTTTTTTCACGGCGGCGCTTTGGAAGCCATTCTACGTGCGCAAGAGGTGACCGCAGAGCTGATCGTGGACGGCTATCATGTGGACCCCTCCTATGTGCTCGACGCACTGGTGCGCAAGGGCCAAGACCGCATTGTGGCTATCACCGACAGCATGTTCGCGACACGGCTGAAGGATCTGACGGAATTCTCCATCCTGGGCGTAGACGGAAAGGTGAGTGAAAACGGCCGTTACCTGGAGGTCAAGGGCCGCAAAAACACCCTGTGCGGCAGTGTCTTGACCATGGATCAGGCGTTCGCCAATCTGCTCACCTGGTTTACTCAGGATCGCGAGGGAGTCTGGTACGAAAACCATACGGCCCTGTCGCTGGAGGCGGCCCTGATCAAAGCATCAGCGTTGTGCTCCCGCAACCCTCCGGCCCTGCTGGGCATGGATCAGACCGGCGTGATTGCTGCAGGCAACCTGGCGGATCTGGTCATCGCTGATATCACCGGCCCGAACCCGGAGTATCAACTGAAAGTAAAAAAGGTGTTCCTCAAAGGCCGAGAGATCGTCTGAACTGTAGAGCCGGCGTCAATTGCACTTGACCAGTTTATCGATCAATGATTCATTCCGGTCGGTGAAAAAGCGGACAAAATAAATTCCTGCGCACACCGGCCGGCCGTTCGCATCACAGCCGTCCCAAAAGAATTGGTGCGTGCCGGCCTGCAGTGGCGTGGGTTGCACCAGCCTGCGCAAATGCCGGCCCAGCAGATCGAGCACCTCCGCTTCAACGACGGCCGGCTGGGCGAGCTCCAGTTGCAGCGTTACGTCGGGATTGAACGGATTTGGATAGCCGGCCAGAAGACGATTTTCGTTTGGCACGAAAGGGCCGCCATCCCCAGCGAAAACGCTGACAGCGCCGTGCAGTTTGCTGCTGCCATCCAGATCCAGCTGCTGCAGCTGATACCAGTAACGGCGTCCCTGGAGGATCCGGTCGTCCTCATAGCGGTAGCGCTTACGTTCGCTGGTTGTGCCGTCACCGGCGATCAGACCGCTGATGCAGCGGCCCGGCTCTGTCTCAGAGTCGCTGCGCAGCACCTTGTAGCCGTAATTGTTCACCTGACTCTGGACGCTCCACTCCAGAATCACTTTGCCCTCCTGCCAGACTGCGGTAAACAGTTCCAGCTCCACCGGCAAAGAGGAGTCAAAGACACTGTTGGGCTGGCCGGGGGTGCCGTTGATCGAGCCACCCTGGCTGTCCAGCCCGTTGCGCACCACGGTGGTGTTGCTCGCCCAACTGGAGGCATAAGCGCCGTCCAAACCGGGGTGTCGGCGTTCCATGCTGGTTTTAGCCGACGAGGAGCCGGCGAACCAGCCGCCGCTGCAATCCACCGCATCGTGGACCGTTCCGCCTGGATCAGCCAGCTGCAAATTTTCGCCGGTATTGGCCATGGCGCCGGAATAAATCTGATTGGCCGCGCAATCCGAAATGGTGGTTTCGTCAGTTCGCTCCAGTAAATAAAAACCGTGGGCAGGAATGACGCCGGCCAGGGTGATGGATGGCGAGCCATCCAGCGCCCTCAAGGTCCAACCATTGAGGTCTACGGCATTGTCCGAAGCGTTGTACAGCTCAAGCCATTCATCCTCTGCCGCAGCCGCGGTGCCCATCCAACCGATCTCGTTGATAACCACACTCTGCCCTGACCCTGCGCCGACCCCGATCAACAGAACGGCGGATACAGCTGAAATAAGTTTCATAAGCTGTTCCTTTCTGTTGTTGCGTTTGCTGCAATCTTGCT
This window of the bacterium genome carries:
- a CDS encoding amidohydrolase family protein — encoded protein: MKLRIENATLVMASGCRKSDLEITDERISCIGRPAEGSAPDRILDAAGSYVLAGFIDVHSNGIAGFDFTNGWFRNPDFLQSREDYCKGLEQAARAYAACGVTRVLLTSLAAPLEKLQDALRWYASWRASDRSTYVAKNIPAGIYIEGTFIKEESFRGAHNSVYFNRPSIELFENLQECARGEIRVVNVAPEWGKAALALISYLSRNQVIAAAGHTGSDGDTFRAAVDHGVRLAVHLFNGPTMGSFKPFFHGGALEAILRAQEVTAELIVDGYHVDPSYVLDALVRKGQDRIVAITDSMFATRLKDLTEFSILGVDGKVSENGRYLEVKGRKNTLCGSVLTMDQAFANLLTWFTQDREGVWYENHTALSLEAALIKASALCSRNPPALLGMDQTGVIAAGNLADLVIADITGPNPEYQLKVKKVFLKGREIV
- a CDS encoding T9SS type A sorting domain-containing protein, with translation MKLISAVSAVLLIGVGAGSGQSVVINEIGWMGTAAAAEDEWLELYNASDNAVDLNGWTLRALDGSPSITLAGVIPAHGFYLLERTDETTISDCAANQIYSGAMANTGENLQLADPGGTVHDAVDCSGGWFAGSSSAKTSMERRHPGLDGAYASSWASNTTVVRNGLDSQGGSINGTPGQPNSVFDSSLPVELELFTAVWQEGKVILEWSVQSQVNNYGYKVLRSDSETEPGRCISGLIAGDGTTSERKRYRYEDDRILQGRRYWYQLQQLDLDGSSKLHGAVSVFAGDGGPFVPNENRLLAGYPNPFNPDVTLQLELAQPAVVEAEVLDLLGRHLRRLVQPTPLQAGTHQFFWDGCDANGRPVCAGIYFVRFFTDRNESLIDKLVKCN